In a single window of the Pseudodesulfovibrio profundus genome:
- a CDS encoding MBL fold metallo-hydrolase — protein MRTSRLTTLSEHVQRIEYGGMHVDIVRTARNVVRIGSMPDIVKFLGDHDIHDDIVVVPDWEVSMAGDNRTGEEFVLWSAEKKNAPPKTYVGTRQNVAQLHAHLEHIFPYFFDEKRLSIVKTDWLDRWFHLRVAEPDYTTGALSIRCEDGNITVSDNGVVIYSGHELKPGTDIDAETNSLLRTIQRDNAPRTCLEVMPIGCGNGLYDTPANTIVRFDDHVVWIDPCGYPAHTLARHDIHWDDITHFLFTHNHEDHVQGVTACLARARKTGRPLNLLMAENAYDLLVELYTPLFPDLIDHVNIQYLQPGVPLALDSLTIESRWNHHILPYGTIGLKFTAGGKGFGYSGDTKYDETLNSILKQSELSAQWFAPCDLVFHEIDFENPDSVHTHWKQVEALQRAIPGKVLGYHTSPQQSSPFPLAQEGKRYILDKTF, from the coding sequence ATGAGAACTAGCCGGTTAACCACTCTGTCGGAGCACGTACAGCGCATAGAGTACGGTGGCATGCATGTGGACATCGTCCGAACCGCACGCAATGTGGTTCGCATTGGCAGCATGCCCGACATAGTGAAGTTTCTGGGCGATCACGACATCCATGACGACATCGTAGTCGTGCCGGATTGGGAAGTCTCCATGGCCGGCGACAACAGAACCGGCGAAGAGTTTGTCCTGTGGAGCGCGGAAAAAAAGAACGCCCCGCCCAAAACCTATGTGGGGACACGGCAAAATGTCGCACAACTCCACGCTCACCTTGAGCACATCTTCCCTTATTTCTTTGATGAAAAACGTCTTTCAATAGTGAAGACCGATTGGCTCGACCGATGGTTCCATCTCCGGGTCGCCGAACCGGACTACACAACGGGCGCACTCTCCATCCGTTGTGAAGATGGCAATATCACTGTTTCCGACAACGGCGTCGTCATTTATTCCGGCCATGAGTTGAAACCCGGCACTGATATCGACGCAGAAACAAACTCCCTGCTGCGCACCATCCAACGGGACAACGCACCCAGAACCTGCTTGGAAGTGATGCCCATAGGCTGCGGCAATGGACTCTACGACACGCCGGCTAATACCATCGTTCGTTTTGATGATCACGTCGTATGGATCGACCCGTGCGGTTATCCGGCCCACACCCTTGCCCGTCACGACATCCATTGGGACGACATCACCCACTTCCTGTTCACGCACAACCACGAGGATCATGTCCAGGGGGTCACAGCCTGCCTGGCCCGCGCCCGAAAAACGGGTCGCCCCCTGAATCTGCTCATGGCGGAGAATGCCTACGATTTGCTTGTGGAGTTGTACACACCTCTGTTTCCTGACCTCATAGATCATGTGAACATCCAGTATTTGCAACCGGGTGTCCCCCTTGCTCTGGATTCCCTGACCATCGAAAGCCGCTGGAATCACCACATACTCCCCTACGGAACCATTGGCCTCAAATTCACCGCAGGCGGAAAGGGTTTCGGATACTCCGGGGACACCAAGTATGACGAAACGCTCAACTCCATATTGAAACAATCGGAACTGAGCGCACAGTGGTTCGCCCCCTGCGACTTGGTATTTCATGAAATAGACTTCGAGAATCCTGACAGTGTCCACACCCACTGGAAGCAGGTGGAAGCTTTGCAGCGAGCAATTCCTGGAAAAGTACTTGGCTACCACACTTCCCCGCAGCAAAGCTCCCCTTTCCCTCTGGCACAGGAAGGGAAACGCTACATACTGGACAAGACGTTCTGA
- a CDS encoding LacI family DNA-binding transcriptional regulator has protein sequence MSTILDVARLAGVSTATVSRVINSPDAVREETRKKVQRAMKTCNYKYNALARGFVTKKSNTIGLIIPNIDNPVFAESTLGVQEYVEEKNIKVILGNTSYRPSQEEKLVKVLRESQVDGLIITSTDPTGPLVQALVDEGFPFVLLFSTIKGGPISAVGVDNYRGGYVATEHLVSLGHKRIGIISGNFSVTDRGYHRWCGYRGCLRDHGIEYDENLLVQTEYSLSGGSKSIKTLLELSEPPTAVFCSNDYIALGAMKGAREMGLRLPDDLSIVGFDDMQTASYMVPALTTVRQPAYEMGRRAGELLLQLIEEPGNPVQDMMDTKLVIRESTISASHDVDKDSK, from the coding sequence GTGAGTACAATTCTTGATGTTGCGCGTTTGGCAGGCGTATCGACTGCCACGGTGTCACGGGTGATCAATTCTCCTGATGCCGTGCGTGAGGAAACGCGCAAGAAAGTCCAGCGTGCCATGAAAACGTGCAACTACAAATACAATGCCCTTGCACGAGGCTTTGTCACCAAGAAATCCAATACGATCGGTTTGATCATCCCCAACATCGACAACCCTGTTTTTGCCGAGTCCACACTGGGCGTGCAGGAATATGTCGAGGAAAAGAACATCAAGGTCATTCTCGGCAATACCTCGTACCGGCCCTCCCAGGAGGAGAAACTGGTCAAGGTTTTGCGGGAGAGCCAGGTGGATGGTCTCATCATAACAAGTACCGATCCCACAGGGCCACTTGTGCAGGCCCTTGTTGACGAAGGGTTTCCCTTCGTACTCCTGTTCAGCACCATCAAGGGCGGACCGATCTCCGCTGTTGGTGTCGATAACTATCGAGGCGGCTATGTGGCTACGGAACATCTCGTTTCACTGGGCCACAAGCGTATCGGCATTATTTCCGGTAACTTCTCGGTAACTGACAGGGGGTATCATCGCTGGTGCGGTTACAGAGGATGTCTGCGCGATCATGGTATCGAGTATGACGAGAACCTGTTGGTCCAGACCGAATACTCCCTGAGCGGTGGCAGCAAATCCATTAAAACCCTGCTGGAATTGTCTGAACCGCCCACCGCTGTTTTCTGTTCAAACGACTATATCGCCCTCGGCGCCATGAAGGGTGCTCGCGAGATGGGGCTGCGCCTGCCGGATGATCTGTCCATCGTCGGCTTCGACGACATGCAGACTGCGTCCTACATGGTTCCGGCCCTGACCACTGTTCGTCAGCCCGCTTACGAGATGGGGCGTCGGGCTGGGGAGTTGCTTTTGCAACTCATCGAGGAGCCGGGCAACCCTGTTCAGGATATGATGGACACCAAACTGGTGATTCGGGAATCGACAATCTCCGCATCGCATGATGTGGATAAAGATAGTAAATAA